One stretch of Rhodothermales bacterium DNA includes these proteins:
- a CDS encoding DUF3303 family protein, translating into MKFLVNWRVHEDKRHEVLKAFSEMSAKDDQADLGDRIKLIGRWHDLVGFTGAAVVESDDPQAVADWLLNWNGVLDAEATLVLDDEEARAVGRKKLA; encoded by the coding sequence ATGAAGTTCCTTGTTAACTGGCGAGTCCACGAAGACAAACGACACGAAGTCCTGAAGGCATTCTCCGAGATGTCGGCGAAAGATGACCAGGCCGATCTGGGCGACAGAATAAAACTCATCGGACGGTGGCATGACCTGGTGGGGTTCACTGGTGCCGCGGTTGTTGAGTCCGATGACCCGCAGGCGGTTGCCGACTGGCTCCTCAACTGGAACGGCGTGCTCGATGCCGAAGCGACGCTCGTACTTGATGACGAAGAGGCCAGAGCGGTCGGGCGAAAGAAGCTGGCATAA
- a CDS encoding zinc ribbon domain-containing protein, translating into MADSFECPSCAMDVHGRRADYETCPYCGYEFPRQKTSYTAVAVLLLLLMLFFALYLM; encoded by the coding sequence ATGGCTGATTCGTTTGAATGCCCGTCATGCGCCATGGATGTGCACGGACGTCGCGCCGACTACGAGACCTGCCCCTATTGCGGCTACGAATTTCCCCGCCAGAAGACAAGCTACACCGCGGTCGCCGTTCTGCTCCTGCTACTGATGCTGTTCTTTGCGCTGTACTTGATGTAA
- a CDS encoding FKBP-type peptidyl-prolyl cis-trans isomerase yields the protein MTTDSGLKIEVIEQGDGDPISAGSTAVVHYTGWLFDASAADNRGKKFDSSRDRGDTFSFPLGAGRVISGWDQGVEGMAVGERRILVIPPDLGYGARGAGGAIPPHATLVFEVELVGIR from the coding sequence ATGACAACCGATAGTGGACTGAAAATAGAAGTAATCGAACAGGGCGACGGCGACCCTATTTCAGCCGGCAGCACGGCGGTCGTCCATTACACCGGCTGGCTGTTCGATGCGTCAGCCGCTGACAATCGCGGCAAGAAATTCGACAGTTCCCGCGATCGTGGCGACACGTTCTCGTTTCCGCTCGGCGCCGGCCGCGTGATTTCAGGGTGGGATCAAGGCGTCGAGGGTATGGCGGTCGGGGAGAGACGAATCCTCGTCATCCCGCCGGATCTCGGTTATGGTGCGCGTGGTGCTGGTGGCGCAATACCGCCACATGCCACACTCGTTTTCGAGGTCGAACTGGTCGGTATCAGGTAG
- a CDS encoding T9SS type A sorting domain-containing protein — translation MASSSLSIQTAVGQSAALSQGSIHAEQYVPDVVHDASTVRYGTTNWGYNYDSLLVDLAIWQRSPFVELRQPGESVQGRSLWLVTVTDTVERQPPRFRVSMHARTHPSEVESLYTTREIIRILAGDSPLAQGLRSTCVFNIMPMYNPDGVELGFARQNANGVDLERGWDTPQPEPEVATLRKLFEEYMTSESPVRIALNMHADGSSRSRYFVYHHENGTSALYAAQERTFIRSVRHYWPQGILDWDGFISWTTQTPTVYPESWFWLNHGDAVLALTYEEIRTQNVTEFAVSAAALLNGISDYLGSIDPVAFGDPSMAASTVVLFQNYPNPFSMNTTISYTLPALADATVMVFDVLGRRVRVLASGTKPAGRYDVSFDAAGLPTGIYLYRLQAGDYVETRRMVVAR, via the coding sequence GTGGCGAGTTCTAGCCTGTCGATACAGACCGCAGTCGGGCAGTCCGCCGCGTTGTCACAGGGGTCAATTCACGCGGAGCAATACGTTCCTGATGTAGTGCATGATGCCTCAACCGTCAGATACGGCACGACCAATTGGGGATACAACTACGACAGCTTGCTGGTCGATCTCGCGATATGGCAGCGCAGTCCGTTTGTCGAGCTTCGTCAGCCGGGCGAAAGCGTTCAAGGTCGCTCGTTGTGGCTAGTTACGGTGACGGATACGGTGGAACGACAGCCTCCCCGATTCCGCGTCTCAATGCACGCACGAACCCATCCAAGCGAAGTCGAGTCGCTGTATACGACCCGCGAGATCATTCGTATCCTGGCGGGGGACAGCCCGCTCGCGCAAGGACTCCGCAGCACGTGCGTGTTCAACATCATGCCCATGTATAACCCCGATGGTGTTGAACTCGGATTCGCCCGCCAGAACGCAAACGGCGTGGACCTCGAGAGAGGCTGGGACACGCCACAGCCGGAGCCTGAAGTCGCGACGCTACGGAAGCTGTTCGAGGAGTACATGACTTCTGAGTCACCCGTACGTATTGCGCTTAACATGCACGCCGACGGCAGCAGTCGATCGAGATACTTCGTCTATCATCATGAGAACGGGACATCGGCTTTGTACGCGGCGCAAGAGCGAACATTCATTCGAAGCGTGCGCCACTACTGGCCGCAGGGAATTCTCGATTGGGACGGGTTCATCAGCTGGACGACGCAAACGCCGACTGTATATCCGGAGAGCTGGTTCTGGCTGAACCACGGCGACGCGGTACTGGCCCTGACGTATGAAGAGATCCGGACCCAGAATGTTACCGAATTTGCGGTCTCTGCGGCCGCATTGCTAAACGGTATTTCAGACTATCTGGGCAGCATAGATCCGGTAGCATTTGGTGATCCATCAATGGCTGCGTCTACAGTTGTCTTGTTTCAGAACTACCCCAACCCGTTCAGCATGAACACGACCATTTCCTACACGCTGCCTGCGCTGGCCGACGCTACGGTGATGGTCTTCGACGTGCTAGGAAGACGAGTCCGCGTCCTCGCCTCCGGAACGAAGCCGGCGGGGCGATACGACGTGTCCTTTGATGCCGCGGGACTTCCGACTGGCATTTATCTGTACCGACTGCAGGCCGGGGACTACGTCGAGACGAGGCGAATGGTGGTCGCGAGATAG
- a CDS encoding class I SAM-dependent methyltransferase, with the protein MKDLFDRLFSQASGMPFRITYPDGSVVKYGGDGEPRFNLIFRTEKVMRAILVNVDLGFGEAYMVGDIDIEGNMVDLMTMVMTTNLVDAFRKVVYSPTNILRNLPNQARVFWQYLYQRHTYENDKRYISEPYDLGNDFYALWLDKDMQYTCGYFKTPDDSIDLAQDQKREHLCRKLLLQPGETLLDIGCGWGGMMIYAAQHYGITGVGVTLSKEQAEESNRRIQKAGLQDRIHVEHADYRDLPKQGRVFDKVVSVGCMEHIGERNHDLFFSIAKQSLKPNGTLVIHTIGKMKPGQSLAFGNKHVFPGVYTATLSEISLCAQKLEMRIMDVENLRLHYSYTTQRWLDAFEAHVDEIREMYDEQLVRLFRIYLSHGVALMRYGTNELYQIIMTPGVDNERPLTRDWMYAEKSHNGRETVPNKLVAEPAD; encoded by the coding sequence ATGAAAGATCTATTTGACCGTCTCTTTTCGCAGGCAAGCGGAATGCCGTTCCGCATCACATACCCGGATGGGTCCGTCGTCAAGTATGGCGGCGATGGCGAACCACGGTTCAATCTGATCTTCCGGACGGAGAAAGTGATGCGCGCCATTCTCGTCAACGTCGACCTCGGTTTCGGCGAGGCCTATATGGTCGGCGACATCGACATCGAGGGGAACATGGTCGACCTGATGACGATGGTGATGACGACCAATCTGGTAGACGCCTTCCGCAAAGTCGTCTATAGTCCGACCAACATCCTCAGAAATCTTCCGAACCAGGCGCGCGTGTTCTGGCAGTATCTGTATCAGCGGCACACGTACGAGAACGACAAGCGATATATCTCCGAGCCGTACGACCTCGGTAACGACTTCTATGCGCTGTGGCTCGACAAGGACATGCAGTATACCTGCGGGTACTTCAAGACGCCCGACGATTCCATCGATCTCGCACAGGATCAGAAACGCGAACACCTGTGCCGCAAACTCCTTCTTCAGCCTGGAGAAACGCTTCTCGACATCGGCTGCGGATGGGGAGGCATGATGATTTACGCTGCTCAGCATTACGGGATCACCGGCGTCGGCGTGACCCTGTCGAAGGAGCAGGCGGAGGAATCGAATCGGCGTATCCAGAAAGCGGGGTTGCAGGACCGAATCCATGTAGAGCATGCCGACTATCGGGATCTGCCGAAGCAGGGCCGCGTGTTTGACAAGGTCGTTTCGGTGGGCTGCATGGAACACATCGGAGAGCGAAACCACGACCTGTTCTTTTCCATCGCCAAGCAGTCGCTCAAGCCGAACGGCACACTCGTAATTCACACGATCGGGAAGATGAAACCCGGACAGAGCCTAGCGTTCGGCAACAAGCACGTGTTCCCCGGTGTGTATACTGCGACGCTTTCAGAGATCTCTCTGTGCGCGCAAAAACTCGAGATGCGAATCATGGACGTCGAGAACCTGCGGCTGCATTACTCCTACACGACCCAGCGGTGGCTGGATGCGTTTGAGGCACACGTGGATGAGATCCGCGAGATGTATGATGAGCAACTCGTTCGCCTGTTTCGCATTTACCTTAGCCATGGTGTTGCGCTCATGCGATACGGTACCAACGAACTGTATCAGATCATCATGACGCCGGGCGTCGACAACGAACGACCGCTTACGCGTGACTGGATGTACGCGGAGAAATCGCATAACGGCCGCGAGACTGTTCCGAATAAGCTGGTTGCCGAACCCGCGGACTAA